In a genomic window of Primulina huaijiensis isolate GDHJ02 chromosome 10, ASM1229523v2, whole genome shotgun sequence:
- the LOC140985694 gene encoding peroxisomal membrane protein 11C-like yields the protein MSSLDVARAELALAIIYLNKAEARDKICRAIQYGSKFLSNGEPGTAQDVDKSTSSARKVFRLFKFINCLHPLISPSAPETPLPLILLGKSTNALLSTFLFLDQISWLGRTGMYKNKERLELIGRISLFSWLGASVCTILVEIGELGRLSASIKKLEKELKNTDKYKNENYQSKMKKSNGRSIALVKATMDLVVAVGLLQLVPKKVTPRVTGVFGFASSLISCYQLLPSPQKAKTT from the exons ATGAGTTCATTAGATGTTGCCAGAGCAGAGCTTGCTCTTGCTATCATTTATCTGAACAAGGCTGAAGCCAGGGATAAGATATGCAGGGCCATACAATATGGTTCGAAATTCTTGAGTAATGGAGAGCCTGGAACGGCTCAAGATGTTGACAAATCAACTAGCTCAGCTCGAAAAGTTTTTCGTTTATTTAAG TTTATCAATTGTCTCCATCCTCTCATCAGTCCAAGCGCTCCCGAGACTCCACTTCCTCTGATTTTGTTGGGAAAG TCGACAAATGCGCTTTTGTCCACTTTCttgtttttggatcaaatttcaTGGTTGGGTAGGACAGGAATGTATAAG AACAAAGAACGTCTAGAACTAATTGGAAGGATATCTCTCTTCTCTTGGTTAGGCGCTTCTGTCTGCACCATTTTGGTTGAG ATTGGTGAGCTTGGTAGGCTTTCAGCATCAATTAAGAAGTTGGAGAAGGAACTGAAGAATACTGATAAATACAAG AATGAAAACTATCAGAGTAAGATGAAAAAATCCAACGGCAGATCGATAGCTCTTGTAAAAGCGACCATGGACTTGGTGGTTGCAGTTGGCTTGCTTCAATTAGTACCCAAGAAAGTCACTCCTCGGGTAACTGGTGTCTTTGGATTTGCAAGCTCTCTCATCTCCTGCTACCAG TTGCTTCCTTCACCACAGAAGGCAAAAACAACCTGA
- the LOC140986906 gene encoding COP9 signalosome complex subunit 1-like, producing MEAEDDAAGTMIEDEDICVNGAVLDGDSKRHRPIISGEQLDVEAYAALYSGRTKITRLLFIAEKSGVASMQLEALRMAYDEIKKGENTQLFREVVAKIDGRLGPNYGPDNGWADAVDRRADVRKEKLENELNAYRTNLIKESIRMGYNDFGDFFYAHGHLGEAFKNYVRTRDYCTTSKHIIHMCLNAILVSIEMGQFTHVTNYVSKAEQSQDASDTITIAKLRCAAGLAHLEGKKYKLAARKFLETGHELLNNFTEVIAPQDVATYGGLCALASFDRAELKSKVIDNSNFKSFLELVPEIRELINDFYTSHYASCLEYLGNLKANLLLDIHLHDHVETLYEQIRNKALIQYTHPFVSVDLHMMANAFNTTVTGLEKELEALITNDQIQARIDSHNKILYARHADLRKGTFQRVLQTGCEFDREVRAMLLRANLIKHDYNLRAARKHGNV from the exons ATGGAAGCCGAAGATGATGCTGCGGGAACGATGATTGAGGACGAGGATATCTGCGTCAATGGAGCCGTTTTAGACGGTGATTCGAAGCGTCACAGACCAATCATTAGCGGCGAGCAGCTCGACGTCGAGGCCTACGCGGCGCTGTACTCCGGCCGCACGAAGATCACTCGGCTGCTGTTTATTGCTGAGAAAAGTGGTGTCGCCTCGATGCAGCTAGAGGCTTTGAGAATGGCTTATGATGAGATTAAGAAGGGGGAGAACACGCAGCTGTTCAGGGAGGTGGTCGCCAAGATTGATGGCCGGTTGGGCCCGAATTATGGACCGGATAATGGATGGGCCGATGCGGTTGACCGACGAGCTGATGTTCGGAAGGAGAAGCTCGAGAATGAACTCAATGCTTACAGG ACAAATTTGATCAAAGAGAGCATTCGAATGGGTTATAATGATTTTggagattttttttatgcacATGGTCATCTTGGTGAAGCTTTCAAAAATTATGTCCGCACGCGTGACTACTGCACTACATCCAAACATATCATCCATATGTGTCTAAATGCAATTTTGGTTAGCATTGAGATGGGCCAGTTCACACATGTTACTAATTATGTTAGCAAGGCTGAGCAAAGTCAAGATGCCTCAGACACCATTACAATTGCAAAATTACGTTGTGCCGCTGGTTTGGCTCATTTGGAAGGCAAAAAGTATAAGCTTGCTGCCCGAAAG TTCTTAGAAACTGGTCATGAACTACTGAATAACTTCACAGAAGTGATTGCACCTCAAGATGTTGCAACCTATGGTGGTCTTTGCGCACTTGCAAGTTTTGATCGTGCAGAACTGAAG AGCAAAGTCATTGACAACAGTAACTTCAAGAGTTTCTTGGAATTAGTACCTGAAATTAGGGAGCTAATTAATGATTTCTATACCAG CCACTATGCTTCCTGCCTTGAATATCTTGGAAACCTTAAGGCAAACTTGTTACTCGACATCCATTTACACGACCATGTGGAAACTCTATACGAGCAAATTCGCAACAAAGCTCTTATCCAGTACACTCACCCATTTGTCTCTGTTGATCTGCACATGATGGCGAATGCTTTCAACACAACTGTTACAGGCTTGGAGAAAGAGCTTGAAGCTCTCATTACCAATGACCAAATACAG GCACGGATTGACTCCCACAACAAAATTCTCTATGCTCGGCATGCAGATCTGAGGAAAGGAACGTTCCAACGCGTCCTGCAGACTGGCTGTGAATTTGATCGTGAAGTGAGAGCCATGCTTTTGAGAGCAAACCTAATCAAACATGATTATAACCTCAGAGCAGCTCGCAAGCATGGAAATGTATAG
- the LOC140986932 gene encoding glutamate receptor 2.2-like, whose protein sequence is MKDSKGLDLFLFVLSISLSTLPFCIAQSDAIKTVNIQVGVILDINSTNSLVGRIGMCSLSHALEDFYSVHGDHKTKLVLNVRDSNDTVIDAAAAAVDLLRKFEVDAIIGPQQSAQANFVMDLGDRAHVPIISFSATSPSLIPRTPYFIQTAQSDANQVEAIASICKAFQFSQVVVIYEDTEFGNGIMPYLANALQDVNTHISYRSVLSRTVTDDAIYKELYKMMTMQTRVFVVHTTQSLAGRIFLKSKELGMMTSGYAWIVTTGVTDLFDFSDLDVIEAMQGVLGVKPLIPNSQELKSFASKWIRTFIRDNQDVKLAEVSIFGLWAYDTMWALAMAAETLVKTGINGVKNLAHVDDPHGMFTFRVSETGPLLLEAISNTYFTGLSGEFHLVNGQLKQTQYQIVNIVGKAQKEVGIWTPSIGFSRELNPNVTCSYSTSKENFRTIIWPGDSTAAPKGWEVPVSGKKLRIGVPMKPGFNDFLKVEVDPVTNVVTVTGYYKEIFDSVMTTLPYAVPHEFVPYSFFNRESSRVGNYNDLVYQVSLQEKYDAALGDITITANRSIYADFTLPYAEGGLTSVVPIKYEDENGILTFVQPLTKELWLMTALFYTSTALAVWILARRIADPPGQHAGLIAYFPFFPGEGIQANLLCLVLVTWALVASLLNSTYTASLSSRLTLQRLQPTVTDVNKLIKSGQYVGCQEGSFLVGYLKGLGFNESKIKTFSSIEYVDEALTLGSKYGGVSAYYDVMPHLRLFLAEYCGKYTMIGPIHRTDGFAFAFPKGSPIVADISRAIVQLTEKGTIQEIDQRLSADPQCAAGPDSLNSPTSVTLRSFVVLFAITGCVTLACLILSLFLYLRTNADFIQRMTDFKDGLRARSFTQRMSDLKALFRQRIGSFFGYLKQINYRFRG, encoded by the exons ATGAAGGATTCCAAGGGCCTGgatctttttttatttgtgtTGTCCATTTCTCTTTCCACACTTCCATTCTGCATAGCACAAAGCGACGCCATCAAAAcggttaatattcaagttgGTGTTATTCTTGATATAAATTCGACAAATTCTCTGGTGGGGCGCATTGGAATGTGTAGTTTGTCACATGCACTTGAGGATTTTTATTCAGTGCATGGAGACCACAAAACTAAGCTGGTTCTGAATGTTCGAGATTCAAACGATACTGTCATTGATGCTGCTGCAGCAG CTGTTGATTTGTTGCGAAAGTTTGAAGTGGACGCTATCATAGGTCCTCAGCAATCGGCGCAGGCCAACTTTGTGATGGACCTAGGGGATAGGGCTCATGTTCCGATTATTTCATTCTCAGCCACAAGTCCCTCTCTCATTCCTCGGACGCCTTACTTTATTCAGACAGCACAAAGTGATGCCAATCAAGTCGAGGCCATTGCTTCCATATGCAAAGCCTTCCAATTTAGCCAAGTTGTTGTCATTTATGAAGACACGGAGTTTGGTAATGGAATCATGCCATATTTGGCTAACGCATTGCAAGATGTCAATACTCATATATCATATAGAAGCGTTTTGTCTAGAACAGTTACTGATGATGCTATCTACAAAGAACTGTACAAGATGATGACGATGCAGACTAGAGTGTTTGTAGTGCACACCACGCAGTCACTTGCTGGAAGGATCTTTTTGAAGTCCAAAGAACTGGGAATGATGACTAGTGGATATGCCTGGATTGTCACCACTGGAGTGACTGATCTATTCGATTTCAGTGATTTGGATGTTATTGAAGCAATGCAAGGTGTTTTAGGGGTGAAGCCTCTAATCCCCAATTCCCAAGAACTAAAATCTTTTGCTTCGAAATGGATCAGGACTTTTATACGGGACAACCAAGACGTCAAACTGGCCGAAGTTAGTATTTTTGGTCTTTGGGCATACGATACTATGTGGGCTCTTGCTATGGCAGCAGAAACATTGGTTAAAACTGGGATAAATGGTGTGAAGAATTTAGCCCATGTAGATGATCCCCATGGCATGTTCACTTTTCGAGTTTCGGAAACAGGTCCTCTACTTCTTGAAGCAATATCAAATACATATTTTACAGGACTTTCTGGAGAGTTTCATCTTGTCAATGGACAATTGAAGCAGACACAATATCAGATAGTCAATATCGTCGGGAAAGCCCAGAAAGAGGTAGGAATTTGGACACCGTCTATTGGATTTTCCAGGGAACTGAATCCAAATGTCACATGTTCTTACTCGACCTCAAAGGAAAATTTTAGGACTATCATTTGGCCAGGAGACTCGACTGCAGCACCGAAAGGATGGGAGGTCCCAGTAAGCGGCAAAAAACTAAGAATTGGAGTGCCGATGAAGCCTGGTTTTAACGATTTCTTGAAAGTGGAAGTGGACCCTGTAACTAATGTCGTCACAGTCACTGGATATTATAAAGAGATTTTCGACTCTGTCATGACAACATTACCTTATGCTGTGCCACATGAATTTGTTCCCTATTCGTTCTTTAATCGTGAGAGTTCAAGAGTTGGGAATTACAATGATCTTGTATATCAAGTTTCATTGCAG GAAAAATATGACGCTGCTCTCGGAGATATCACCATTACAGCAAACCGTTCAATATATGCAGACTTCACATTGCCATATGCTGAAGGAGGTCTTACTAGTGTAGTTCCAATTAAGTATGAGGATGAAAATGGTATATTGACTTTTGTGCAGCCTCTAACCAAAGAACTGTGGCTTATGACTGCTTTATTCTATACCTCCACTGCTCTAGCAGTATGGATACTGGCACGTAGGATTGCCGATCCCCCTGGTCAACATGCTGGCCTGATTGCTTATTTTCCATTCTTTCCAG GGGAAGGAATCCAAGCCAATTTACTGTGTCTGGTTTTAGTAACATGGGCATTGGTAGCTAGTTTACTGAACTCAACTTACACTGCCAGCTTGTCGTCTAGACTAACTCTACAGAGACTTCAACCAACCGTCACAGATGTGAATAAACTTATCAAGAGCGGACAATATGTGGGTTGTCAGGAAGGTTCGTTTCTTGTCGGTTACTTGAAAGGGTTAGGATTCAATGAATCAAAAATCAAGACATTCAGTTCCATTGAATATGTGGATGAAGCTTTAACCTTGGGAAGCAAATACGGAGGTGTATCGGCCTATTATGATGTCATGCCTCACCTCAGGCTCTTCTTGGCTGAGTACTGTGGGAAGTACACGATGATAGGTCCTATTCATCGAACTGATGGATTCGCATTC GCGTTTCCTAAAGGTTCGCCGATTGTTGCTGATATATCTCGCGCAATAGTCCAGCTGACCGAAAAAGGAACGATTCAGGAGATCGATCAGCGTTTGTCTGCCGATCCACAATGTGCAGCAGGACCAGATAGTTTGAACTCTCCAACCAGTGTTACATTAAGAAGCTTTGTGGTACTTTTTGCCATTACAGGTTGTGTTACTCTTGCTTGCCTTATTTTATCACTTTTCCTATACCTGCGAACAAACGCAGATTTTATCCAAAGAATGACAGATTTCAAAGACGGTCTCCGAGCAAGAAGTTTTACTCAAAGAATGTCGGATTTAAAAGCTCTTTTTAGGCAAAGAATAGGATCATTCTTCGGATACCTTAAACAAATCAACTACAGATTCAGGGGATAG